The DNA sequence accctataccgcaaggatagagagggtaaaaaagggggaggggtatgcctatatatcaagaataatgtacaagtgaatgtgagagatgacatcactgagggagctagtgaggaggtggaatccttatgggtagagctccaaagggatgaagctaaggggaaaataatactgggagtatgctataggccccctaacctgagggaggaagtggagacggatctcctatcacaaattggattaggagcaaggatgggaagtgttatcataatgggggattttaattatccagacatagactgggcggagggaaccgcacattcgtttaaggctcgccagttccttaatgtcttgcaggacaattttatgggtcagatggtagacgcaccaactagaaataaaacattactggatctactgattaccaacaatacagacctgatcacagatgtggaaatacggggcaatttaggtaacagcgatcacaggtcaattagtttcagtataaatgacacaaataagaaacatgaagggaacacaaagacactgaatttcaaaagagccaacttccctaaactacaaaccttgctaaaaggcataaagtgggataaaatattaggaacaaagaatacggaggagagatgggtttgctttaagagcatattaaataagggcattagccaatgtatcccattgggtaataaatttaaaagagcgaacaaaaatcctggatggcttaactccaatgtaaaaatgcatataaaagcaaaggagaaggccttcaaaaaaatacaaggtggagggatcatcctcagcattcagactttataaagaatgcaataagaaatgtaagggtgcaattaggacggctaagatagaacatgaaagacacacagcggaggagagcaaaaaaaaatcccaagaaattctttaagtatgtaaacagtaaaaaagggaggacagaccatattggccccataaagaatgaggaaggacatctggttacaaaggatggggagatggcaaaggtattgaatttattcttctcctcagtattcacgagggaatcggggggcttcagtaaccaaaactgcagtgtttatcctcatgacacaacacaggaagcacctagatggttaacagaggacggaattaaaattagacttgagaaacttaacattaataaatcaccgggaccagatggcttgcatccgagggtacttagggaactcagtcaggtgattgccagaccgttgttcctaatttttacagtctattgactggaatggtaccagctgattggagaaaagccaatgtagcaccaatatttaaaaagggccccaaaaacatccctgggaattacagaccagttagcctaacatcaatagtatgtaaactcttggaggggatgataagggactatatacaagattttagtaataagaatgatatcattagcagtaatcagcatggattcatgaagaatcgttcttgccaaaccaatctattaaccttctatgaggaggtgagttgccatctagataaaggaaggcccgtagacgtggtgtatctggattttgcaaaagcatttgacacagttccccataaacgtttactgtacaaaataaggtccgttggcatggaccatagggtgagtacatggattgaaaactggctacaagggcgtgttcagagggtggtgataaatggggagtactcagaatggtcaggggtgggtagtggggttccctagggttctgtgctgggaccaatcctatttaatttgtttataaacgacctggaggatgggataaacagttcaatctctgtatttgcagacgatactaagctaagcagggcgataacttctccgcaggatgtggaaaccttgcaaaaagacctgaacaaattaatggggtgggcgactacatggcaaatgaggttcaatgtagaaaaatgtaaaataatgcatttgggtggcaaaaatatgaatgcaatctatacactggggggagaacctctgggggaatctaggatggaaaaggacctgggggtcctagtagatgataggctcagcaatggcatgcaatgccaagctgctgctaataaagcaaacagaatattggcatgcattaaaagggggatcaactccagagataaaacgataattctcccgctctacaagactctggtccggccgcacctggagtatgctgtccagttctgggcaccagtcctcaggagggatgtactggaaatggagcgagtacaaagaagggcaacaaagctaataaagggtctggaggatcttggttatgaggaaaggttgcgagcactaaacttattctctctggagaagagatgcttgagaggggatatgatttaaatttacaaatactgtactggtgaccccacaatagggataaaactttttcgcagaagagtttaagaagactcgtggccactcattacaattagaagaaaagaggtttaactttacactacgtagagggttctttactgtaagagcggcaaggatgtggaattcccttccacaggcggtggtctcagcggggagcattgaaagcttcaagaaactattagataatcacctgaatgaccgcaacatacagggatatgtaatgaaatactgacacataatcacacacataggttggacttgatggacttgtgtctttttttaacctcacctactatgtaactatgtaacagctattaggctcggttcacgctgaggcgacctgtcaggtgacttagcctcctgacaagtcacgctccatgCAGTGCattggaactgttctaatcggagcgactcaagtcgctccaacttagaaaaaggttccggTACCTTTTGGGGGGACTTCAAAGTGATCTGCATTGACTGCGCTGAAGTCACGCTGCACGGGGCAGCTTCAGGGATCGGGCGACTTTgaagctgcctcagtgtgaactggcacttagaaCTGTTGTGTTTACACAACAACTACCGGCTGTCAAGAACTGCCAGCAATTAAAGGGGGAAGAGCAGTAGTGGGGCAGAAGGACAGAGCATAATACACACACCCTGTGTACTTCAATTAAGTCCTTTTTTTGCATTTGTAGAATGTGCAATGTCCATAAATGGTTAAACACAACAGATGTGTCAATCCCACCCACTGAAAGATTATATTACAATGCTACCCGTTTAAGTATTTTGTTTAGTAGTATATACAGTTACTAGCAGCATCCATTACAGTCTATGTGTACTCACCATCAAACTGATAATGCATAGTCTGGTGAATTCGTTCAGTCACACTGGACAGCCAGTCTGTGAAGGTCAGGGACACTTGGCCCTCATCCATCAGCTGGTTagaggctgagaaaaaaaaaaaaaaaaaaaatagacagcaCATATGCATCACAAGATTTTCGTTAAATATAAAAGCAAAAATAATGCCTAACACTGGCCAACATGCCCAGTATTGATGTCATTGAAAGAGAAACCATACAACAGACTTCACATGAAGTCAAAAAATGCTGATGGGACTTTTAAAGGTGCCCATGAAGATTTATAAAACCAACAATGTGCACAATAAAATCTTCTGTTGAAGCGGCATGACCGAAAGACACAATAGCTGATGGGttgagtgggaaaaaaaaaacaaaaaaaaaatagtagtgtgtactaggctttaccctTCAGTGTTTCTATAGATCATTACCGGTCTGCTGTCTTATATGCTGTCCATGCATAAACGATAACTGGAAATGTTTGTAATGCAAACTgtttaatgaaaaatagaaatactgAAGGGGGCGAGGATAATGAGGGCAGACTGTGAAGCCATAATTAAGGTATATGTATATCATATATATTCAGTAAAATCAGTTCTATGGTTAAAgtggaagtctttttttttttttttttttacttgtacctacaggtaagcctataataaacaagcacggtttaggagatattcacactgcatgcagccggttaTGTccccagcgcatgcgctctgaagggacggcatacccgtgctgtcccttcagagctgcATGCCACGGTCTGCGACTCCCACACGCATGCATggaagaaagaccaggtgaagatggaagcgccttcagcggtaGAGTGCGCCCTTGGAAAGCTTAGTTCTAAAGTAAGTATTCCATAATGAAATgcaattttcttacaaaaaaaattttaaaatctcatgcggtttactactgctttaatataaTATATCAGTAATAGCCTTGTGGCTGCTTTAAAATGGAAGGTTTAAAAATCAAGATATTTTAAATGTTAATAACAAGAATTAAGATTATAAACATTGTTGGTTTTACAAATCTTCACATGTGGACTAAAAGTCCCAtcaacatttttgactattttgcaGTAAGACAAGGCATGGTGGTGCCAGATTTTGCAGTTCCAATTAGAATTCCCATGAAACCATCAGTAATCTATATCACTGTACCCAGGAGACAGCAGCAGTTGTACTATATGGGTACATCTAAATGCTCTGCAGTTACTTTAGATGCTCATTTATGGCACATGCTCCTTATGAAAATCCATTTGCCTGACTGTTGTGCTCATTAAATGACTTTAATGCTTTGAATGACCCAGAGCATGCACACCTATTAGGAGTTCCTTTGAAGTCAATCTATACTAAGAGAGAGATTTAAACTGCCATTTTGTATTTCACCTTCTAATGTGCCATTTTTCTAGAAAAACAGTGCTTTGGGAAACCAAGTGCACTCTGTATACAGACTTCCATGTATGGGTAGTTCAGTGTAGGACACAGTCACTtctgcgtgcatgcgtgggagttacTGTAGGTCACCTGTGGTcgaccaataaaaaaaacactggcagCAAACAGAACTAGAAAAAGACTGAGGGAGCCCACAGCAGCATAGTTATGCTTtaacctaaagtggatgtaaacaagaTTAATGAAATaagagctgggcacatatatctgcagtgttttcttatatctctccaaagcactaagtcctgtggctttctcctgctccgttcttctgttatcagcctgataacttctgacaagttctacaACAattgtgataaaaccaggctgaaatttgtgtcagggtgggtgctataattTGATTAGCAGAAAACTGCTCTACTCACAGGACaactctgcaagtctctgcctatctggagggggtgtgtgcctttcctccaatcagctgtctaccagtgtaatccaacactacactactactgctgaatgaggaaattAAATATCTAACAAGATGTGAACTTTCTAATCAGTATATaaatctgaagacagcagatatacatgtaaacgtATACATGTAggaatattatacatatacatgtaGGAGTATTTTTTTCaaccctgtgtatcatctgaggctgttcacttcactgggtatatgtgagggtttacatccactttaaagtagaactataggcaaaacttttttttttccattttggatagagcaagggacgGTTAGAAAAACTGTCAggttttatccctttcatgactaagcctttttttttatatcacacggtatttaggcagcggtgttttaaacgcaaatttttggaaaagggacactttcatgaattttaaaaaatccaaacagtaaagttaccccaatttttttgtataatgtgaaagatgatgttatgccgagtaaatagataccaaacatgtcaagctttataattgcacgcactcgtggaatggcgacaaactacggtagctatgaatttccataggcgatgctttaaatttttttgtttacggttaccaggttagagttacagaggcggtctagggctagaattattgctctcgctctgatgatcgcggcgatacctcacatgtgtgatttgaacaccgtttacatatgcggacgcaacttccgtatgcgttttcttcgctgcgcgagctcgcaggcacgggggcgctttaaaaaaaaaaatttttttttcttaaattttttttttatacttataaattgtgtttaaaaaaaaatgttttttttttttacttttattgctgttacaaggaatgtaaacatcccttgtgacagtaataggtggtgagaggcactctttatggagggatcgggggtctaaaagacccccgatccctcctctgcacttcaaagtattcagatcgccgaaaaaggcgattctgaacactgtatatttttttttaattctgcgccattggcagccgagtaaacgggaagtgacgtcatgacgttgcttccacgtttacaattagaaggctggaacgaagccattcatggcttcgttccagcccgcccccagccgccggaggcagccgattggacaccgggccccCCGATCGCATggaaggcccggtaagagcggcgggagccccctcctgctcctccggtataacagccgagcggcttttagccgcatcggttgttatatacggatagctgATTGCCGGCTCgaaacaacagtaccgggatgatgtctgcagctgcgggcatcatcccggtataacccccgaaagccgagtacgcacatctgcgtacggtcggcgggaaggggaaaTTTTGCCAGCTGCATTTCATTTCATCTCTCTTGATGAAAATTCCGCACCCAAAAGTGTTGTGTACCTGGTCTCTTCGCTGCCGAATTGACTGGTGTTTTCTTTGCTGTATTCTTCTTCCCACTGTTAAGGGTAGCCTCTTGTACCAGAGAGTTTGTACCTTAAACACATGACGAATAGAGAACACATTAAGAACAATGCTTTCAGGGTATAGCAGTGAGAAAAAATAATTTAGAACTTTATTTGTCAAGAGAAAGTAAAAGGATGCCATCCTAGCAAATGGAGGTCAAAGACAACAGACAGCAGAACCTGAAACTTTTTAAGGTAACAGCACAAATGTCATCCCTCAAAAGTCCACGTCATCATggataaatacagaaaaaaaaacaaacttcaacATACTTTAATAAGGCCAGCAATTAAGTAtgctccttctcccctcccccttttctggcctgcatgCTTGTGAGGGGGACCGATCGCCTTTTTTTCTTTCCgtatgagacccccccccccccccaaaactccataccagacaggaagggcatggtatggattggagggggggggtgttaacTGCACAtcgttttcaatacatttttgcctCTTTACATTTTGCTGTCAGCAGAGAACCCCCACTGACAGaggagtcactggttgttaaggacgtggcaggtGCCAGCTCTTTAAAAACCAGCTAGCATTCATTAAAATACTGCAGAGCTAGAGTCTAGGTCACAACTCATTTGCCAaatgtttttgtttactttttttttgtgaactgaCTTTTAGACAGGTTTATGTGGCATTTACAGTGTTTCTTATTTTTGCTGTAAATACTGCGTAAACCCATAGTAAAAATACAATTTTCATATCGCATGAGACATTTGGCTTAAATGTCTCACATGACTCAAATATCTCGTGCAATATTCTTTTGTGAATTGACCCCAAAGTCAGAGACAAGCTTGAAGTAAGTGTGTCACAATAGATTCATGGCCTGCCACAGCTGACCTCCTGTTTGAAAATGCTAGTGGTCTGGTTATCATACTTGCTTACTGGCTGCGGCACCGACCAAATCTTTGACCCAGAAGAAGCATGCCAAGAAGAGGGACGGCATGCCAGCCAGGAAACAAGCATGTTCGGAAAAAAAGTTTAGCAATTCCAGTTTTTATaacttaaataaatacatagaacTATCACCTGGGGAGTCATCCCTTCTTAGTTTCTTGGGTTTTAGCAATGGTGAGGATTCTTCATGTATCTGCACCACGGTTTCCACAGTCTCCATCTTGCTGTCTGTTTCTAACACTGTTATCTCTTTTAGGCCTGTGCAATTTTAACAAACATGTCAATGTAATATCAATATTAACTTCTTGCATTTAATAGATTATAAACCACTATGAAAAGGGTCAAAAGTGAGCCTCAAGCTTGAAATTACTTGTTTTGTTGTCAAAGCACTAGAGAAGCACCGAAATTTTGGCAGCCGAAACATATTGGCAGAAAATGTGGTTATCGGTATTTTGCTGATAAAGAAAAAGGTGCCGCTAATGGCACCGAAAACACACGTGATTTTGCTGGCAAGAATTGTAGGTTCTCTCTGCTGGTTGCCTTTGTGGTCACACTCAGCTGTAAAGTATTTTGCTGCATCTTCCACTACAGGGCAAACATGGGTCAATTCTGTTTTCAACCCAGTCCACACACACACCAACGCATAACAGTACAGGATAGTCAAAACTTTTccactgatgtttttttttgttttttttaaatggtgaaaTGTACCTTTTGCCATCCATGTCAACAGAAATGAGGTCTCTTAAAAGTTAGATCAGAGCTAAACAAGTGATTTTAATTTCTTAATAGTGAGAGTGTGCTCACAGTGTTACAGCCCCCCTGAGCGCAGTCACCTCTTTAACCTAAAGCTAAACAGATTTTTTGCAGTTGTATATACATGTAAATCATTAGCAACTGTTCTCTACAAGTAGCAATAATGCACTAACTATATGGAACAAATAGCTCCCTATGGAGTGAGCTACAGGAGTAGAATCTTGTAGATGAAATCAATCACGTATAAATAGGGCTGTTTAGCCATCAATTGCTACTCCtaacatttaggctactttcacaccgcgGTGGGCGGGGGTCGGCGGTGAAGCGGCGCTatatatagcgccgctttaccgtcattttaatgctgctattcggctgctagcggggcagttttaacccccgctagcagccgaaaaagggttaaaccgcccgcaaagtgccgctgcagcggcactttgccagcGGGTTTGCTGCGCTgcaccattgttttcaatgggaaggggcgctttaggagcggtgaatacaccactcctacagcactgcaaagatgcggcttgcaggacatttttgaccgtcctgcaaacgcaccgctccagtgtgaaagccctcgggctttcacactggagcggcgctGTACAggcactgtagcgcctgtaaagtgcctcagtgtgaaagtagccttagttgcTAGTGATTTTAGAAAATCTAGTGATTTTAGAAAGCTTATTTAACCCTTATAGGGACACTGGGGCTGGGTGGATAACAGAGTCTTTTGGATTTTCAGCACAGAAAGCTCTGCCGCCCAAATGTGCAGCACGTGAGCGAGATAAAGCCCATCCTCAAAATATGCATTACGTAGATGGCAAGAGTTTAACCTACTAAAAATGTCCTTTGTAGGTCTAGCCTATTGCAGTGACTGGTAGTGATTAAATCTCTCAGCAGCAAGAGATTATTACATACCATAGCCCTTTAAATACAACATGATTAAAACACGTCGATGCAACATGTAATAACACATGCCTTCTGTTGCCCCTACAAATCAACTGCTCTTTCTAATTCTTGACAGCAGTGTTCATTGCTGGATGGTAGATTTACaccgataccggtattggtgctgaaactcatgcaaatgctctaatacctgaaaccaataccttTGTGGTGCCATTTGAGCCcctaaaaaatgaatgaaaattgcactgcaaagaatctaaTGTGATTGGAaaaggaatgcggtgcgattcctgtccgaatcacatgcagtttTCCCCCCACTGCTCCTGTATGAACCCAGgttgaagtcactatgacaagtctGGGttcacaggagcggtgggggaaaccgcatgtgattcagacaggaatcggaccgcattcctgttcaaattgcaggtGATTTAGTGTAGgccgatttgagcccattcattttgtatgggctcaaatcgtgCCGCAAAGGGTATCGGTGCAACGCTACTGGATGGATTTGCATTGTGTGTAATGTTTAGTAatgaataaaccaaaaaaaaagaaaacaggatcCAATAGCATTTCACTATATTCAATAAATTACTGTTTTTTTAGCATCTTCCCATAAATAAGCTTTACACCTGGCTCCCATGTCACACTAGTTACAGGACTGCATTTCTTACCTTCAGACATGACATAGAAATGTTCTGTGAACTGTTCAGAGAGGATGTCGTCACTGGCGAAAGCAGCCAGGCAGGTGTAGTAATGCACACATTTGTCCTGAATCTCAGTTTTAGATGCCAGTGCTTTAGACTCACAGGAACACTGGAAAAGGTGCCCCACTCCTTTCTGAAGGCCATCTCTCCGTGTCAGGTATACATGGAGGTAACCAAGACTGTTCTGCTGAGTGATTTTACAACGCACTACAAAGATGGATTTGGTCACCTTCTGAACCATTGGTCCCAAGCACTCACTAGCAAGTTCCCATATGTCTTGCTTGATTTCTGCTGGGATCTGCATGGCATTTAAGACTGAACTTTTCAACTGGAGCGCCTCTGCTTCAACTTGGCAGTTCAAGGCCATCTTAATGTGCTGGCACTGATTCTCTACCACCCCTCGGGCTGCAGCTTTAAGACACCCGGGGGCAAAACATCGTCCTGAGCTAATATGAGTGATTATTGTGCCTTCAGCTgtctggatggtggtctcagaAATTCCTAATACCACCAGACATCTGTGGTCAGGTCCTTTGTCCCTCTGTTTGACTGAGAAGATCTGCATGTCAGAACCAGTGAGCAGCTTCACGGCATCCTTAGTTGGTTGTTTGACATCTCGGCAGCGGAATACAGTGCCACAGCTCTTATTCTTGCAGCTGAGGCCCCGGGTTCCGTTGTAGGTACCACAGTGTGGGCACTTGCGTACACCTCGCAGTGTGGGTTTTCCCAAGTTGGAAAGGAAGTCTGGAACTTTTGGCTTGGTAGTACTGGGCTCCATGATGGCTTATGgcctaaaataataatgaaaaaaaaaatattaaacttgtctCACTTTAATATGCATCCTCCATGAAAAGACTAAACACCAATATTGATTCTAAATTGGAAGGAAGCAGATATCTTTAGTACagtttattttattgaaattttttctaccttaatgcagagaatgcattatggtTTTTTGCCTTGAGAgccactttcaggctgggttcacacctatgtgaattggatgctggtttccccgcattcaattcgcatgacaggagattgtgaccggctctctgtaTAGCCGGtccacatatctccgttgcggctgcgtagcagtttgcacaggagtcctgtgcgtctttggctctgtttcagggccgaatacAGGCAtaaattcagccctgaaacggagaacagggatgcaccagacacCTGCTGCAAGCCGCATtcatcggaggtgtgaacccagcctaaagtggaacttcacggCTTTTCAACTCCAAGTTTGCTGGCTGGGGACTTGGGGAAGATTCAGACCCTATAGCTCAACTGGTGTCTTTATCCAAACCCCCACCTTGACAGCCGATTCCCAATTAGAGATGGACCTCCTGGGTATTCCATCTTCCTCTCCAAATGCGGGTTTGCTTAAGGGAGTCTGGTGGGCAGCCAGGGAGACATTGTCTATCACAGGTCCTATGGAGTTTACTCTCTTGTGGAATAATCCTAACTATCCTGAATTGTGTAAATTACAGAGATTCTCCTTATGGAGCCAGCATGGGATCTGGTTCTTTCACCAACCGTATAATGGTAGTACTCTGAAGGCATTTGATCAGCTGTGTGCGGAGTTCTCCCTACAACATAAACAATTTCATCAATATTTTCAACTCCGACATGCAATACAGACGCAGACACAAGTGGTCTCGTTAGCTATATCTAGCTCCTCGCTACTGCGGGAAATTTTGCAAGCTACCACTCGTAAGGGTCTGATATTGAGGGCCTACTCTGTATGTTGTCTTCTATTCAAGATCACACACTGTTAAAAAGTAGAGCTCATTGGGTCCCCGATAACAAAGCCATAGATGGGGATCAATGGGATATGGCCCCAGAAGCGCTCCCTGCTGTGTCGGTGTCAGCTGCACATAAACTCTCACAATTATTTATCTTACACAGAGCCTGTCACACCCCCAATGGGCTATATGATTGGGGACGAAGGGATTCTCCCTTAAGTCCAAAGAGTTTGATGGTCAGGGTACACATGATATGGCACTGCCCAAAACTTGCCAAATATGGGGCGGCTGCAGGTGATTTCTGATCTAGCCCAAATACCTATACCTCTTGATCCGCTGGTGTGCTTGCTGGGTGTAACTGATGTTGAAATGTATTTATATTATGGTGTTCAGGTTATTGTACCTAGCTAGAAAGCTGATCGACTGATTTAGGTTGGCTCCCGCTGTGCCCTCTAGGGCCTATTGGATCGCCTACGTTAATTCCCTTCTACTTAGAGAA is a window from the Aquarana catesbeiana isolate 2022-GZ linkage group LG03, ASM4218655v1, whole genome shotgun sequence genome containing:
- the LG03H2orf42 gene encoding uncharacterized protein C2orf42 homolog, which gives rise to MEPSTTKPKVPDFLSNLGKPTLRGVRKCPHCGTYNGTRGLSCKNKSCGTVFRCRDVKQPTKDAVKLLTGSDMQIFSVKQRDKGPDHRCLVVLGISETTIQTAEGTIITHISSGRCFAPGCLKAAARGVVENQCQHIKMALNCQVEAEALQLKSSVLNAMQIPAEIKQDIWELASECLGPMVQKVTKSIFVVRCKITQQNSLGYLHVYLTRRDGLQKGVGHLFQCSCESKALASKTEIQDKCVHYYTCLAAFASDDILSEQFTEHFYVMSEGLKEITVLETDSKMETVETVVQIHEESSPLLKPKKLRRDDSPGTNSLVQEATLNSGKKNTAKKTPVNSAAKRPASNQLMDEGQVSLTFTDWLSSVTERIHQTMHYQFDGKPEPLVFHIPQSFFDALSQRLSMGNARMRLPNCTTAFVRKDALPLGTFSKYTWHITNILHVKQIFDTPEMPLEITRSFVQNRDGTYDLFRCPKVEVENIAETYGRLEKQPIRPLELKTFLKVGNTSPDQKEPTPFTIEWIPDILPLSKIGELRIKFEYGHHRNGPLPDIHAPQSHTLEHTLEITPLTTITFD